In Alnus glutinosa chromosome 7, dhAlnGlut1.1, whole genome shotgun sequence, the sequence tacaaacaacaaaaaccaaatagACGTTGGTGCTTGAACGAGTCGCACTACGATTACTCCCTAAGAAAACGAAATACCGAAACTTCAGAAACCCCACAACAATCTCAACCAGATACCCAAAAGCctaaataaaatgaagaaagcaATCAGCGTTCATAAAAAGCTCCAGACTATTAACATACCGAAAATGAAGCTCTCTCTCCCATCTTGACTAGTTTAGAGAGGGTACAAACCGAAAAGAAAACATTACGTGTGATGTGTCTAtgatttttctttggttttctaAGATGGTTGGCCTCAGGTCCGCCAAGAAGGAGTAAGGGCAAGAAAATGGggtagagagagaaatgaagaagaagaagatgcagaagAGCGGGGGAGAAAGagtataaaaagaaagaaagtggttaaattttgatttaaaaattaaaatttaatataaagggTTTACGTGGACCATTTTGATTCGACTATCTACTTCGATTgcatttaaatttaatttctattttcaatCTCAAAGTTTCATAATCTTTTACCTTGGGTTTAAATagatgttaaaatataaaatatattatattttttataaatttcatatttgatcgatattagaatattttttatttacaaattaattgtaatcaaatattATGATTAGATTATTATACTTTGTATTTATTCTaaactttataaataaagaCATTTATATTATAAACAAGTTAAGTTAATGCGCACATATACAGTTTCAAATAATCGGTCCACAGCAACTGGCATTCTCCGCCGGTCCTCCGCACGGTCCCCGCCAAACACCGATGAGGAAGCAGATCTTATGCACCGTATGCAAACAGAAGGCATACACGTGTGGGATGCTGGGGTAGGTTGTACAGGTCAACCCGAAGGTCATCCGTCACCCACATTTGTTGACCTTGACAGTCTGCATGATGAGGAGATTGGTGGACCTTCGATTGTTAGGGGTCGTCGTAGAGGGAAGGAGCTAATGGTGGAGGCTACAAGGGGTAGGGAAAATGCCCCGGCACGTAGTATCGGATTGGGCGTCAGCATGGGATCTTCAGGGAAAGGATCCTCAGGTAAAAAATCCTCCAGGGAATCAAAAGCGAGTGTAATTCGTTCGAAGCAGGCTCTGTATGATGAGATGAAGGAGCTGGCGATAGCAAGAAGAGAATCCATACAGCAGCAAATTCTGGCGGACTTGAGTTCGACGCAACATTTCAGCACTGGCAAATCCGCACCTCCAATAAACCAAGCAATCGCCGTGCTTAATGAGTTGCAGGATGAAATTACACTCGATACTTACGTGGCTGCATCAATTCAGCTACTAGatgaaaaacttcaaaacttgTTTCTCCTTTGGAACAAAGAACACAGATTGCTTTGGCTATCAAAGGTCAAGCCCCTGGATTGACAATCTGTGTTAATTGGTGgcatgtgttattttatgttagtttaatgtattttaCCTATTAACTATGAGACAAGTTAAGTTACGTTCAAtagtttaatgtatttttcgCTATTAGCTATGAGACAAGTTACTTGATGTTAGTTTAATGTATTGTAGCTATTAGCTATGAGAGTAGTTAATTGGTGCAATGTGTTTTACTACGTGCATATGtgacaataattaattgttgaatGTGTGTTAGATTGTATTATTCACCAAATTATTTGAAACTGTATTGAACTAAGTCTTTGTCAGTAGGATGGACGGATCTAACCTGCCTTTCGTACCCGCATATGGAAATATAGATGATGAAATTGATGAcgatattttctttttactgaGTGCAATTGACTCATCAGACGACGATGAAAACACCAAAATGCCGCAACGCAACTTGCCATTACGAGGGGGCATGTACATAACATACATGCTGAACGGTCACCCAGAGCCGTGTTTTCAAATGTTTCGTATGGAGCCACCAGATTTTATagctttgtgttttgagttgagGGAGCGCCGACTCATAATGAGTACAAGGAACCTTGATGTTGAGGAAAGTGTTGCTATATTTCTTGTGCTTACTGGGCACTGCCAAGGGCAGCGGATCGCTGCCGATCGCTTCCAACACTCCACGGAGACAATAAACCGGCATTATAATAAGGTGTTGAAAGCACTGGGCCATCTGGCCAAGGTCTACATCAAAGTGAGACATAGGACTGGGGTGCACCCACATGTACAGGGTAATCCTAAGTATTATCCTTGGTTCAAGGTGAGTGTTGTTCATTTATAACACATCGGCCCTATCAGCGCTACTGTtcaaaacttgtaaaacaatGTACATTttcaagttaatttttttttgaaaattattacaGGATTGTATTGGTGCAGTCGACGGCACACACATAAAGGCCCAAATCCCGACAGAGCACCAACGCCTCTATCGTGGCCGGAAAAATGAATGCACACATAACATTATGGCAATATGCGATTTTGATATGTTATTCATGTTCGTGTACGCTGGCTGGGAGGGATCCGCGAACGATGGCCGCATTTTCAAGGATGCTGTTACAACTGACCAAGGCTTTGAGTGGCCTACAGATGGTTAGTACGTTGCATACAATTGCGTAATTTTCTATATATCATAAAAATTCATGCTCTTCAATAAactttgggtattttatttatgaaggGCACTATTATGTGGCTGATTCTGCATACCCATGCACACGAGGTTTCTTGCCTCCGTATAAAGGGGAGAGGTATCATCTCTCCCATTTTCGTAATAGGCCTCTACCCCGTGGGTACAAGGAACTGTTTAATTTCAGACACTCCTCACTACGAATGATGATTGAGAACTGCTTCGCTAGATTAAAGAGGAGATGGCGTATTTTGTACGATATGCCTAGGTACTTATTGACATGTCAACCTGGCATTATCATGGCATGCTGTACACTGCACAACTTCATCGGGACACGTAATCCAAATGATCAAATATTCAACGGCACTGATGCAGCAGAACCAGAGACGAGTGAGCAGCCTTATGCATATGGCAACAATGATGAGGCAGGCCCCTCGCATTCAGGACAATATGACTTCTCATCTGCAGCTGGCATTGAAATGGCCAATTTTAGAGAAGGCATTGCACAAGCAATGTGGGATAATGCACATGGAAACGAAGATggagataattaaaaaaaaaaaaggggcaatTATAATGTtgaagtaatattttttataatgccCGTGCATTTACAGATCTACTGGCTGAACAAGACACTGCCACTTTCTTATTTGATTAATCATTGCAAGAGAAGCAGAAACAGCATATTTTCCACATGTTTGTTTGTAACTTTTaggcgattttttttttttttattcaaaagtcTTCTGTGGTGTGTtgctcagaaaaaaagaaaaaagaagtaaaaaagaataaatttgtgGCGGGTATTTTCCGGGCAGAAGATTATCCAAAAGTAAGGGTAGGTGGCTGCTGGTGATGGGCGGAAAATGTGGTCTTTTTTTTAAACGGAAAAATGGaatgtaattaaaattaaaagcaaaaatagTTAGGGGCAAAATGGGAAACCAAGAGGGACGTGGGTTGCaagtttattattaaattaatttttttttaattcattttaattaagtatgaaattttccttttaatagttatttattaattattatatttatttccatcataatttcacactacttttcataacaccaatcattaaacacaacttttcatacttccaatcatttctaatcatttcctaccattaaaaaacaatacttttcaatctacaaaattcaatacccaaacacaatttcaaaaaaaactctaaacacTATTTGCTTAGAAATtcgtaaagaaaataagaattcaattctaattctcaaaattcaatacccaaacgcacctaagaaaatacaaacttaaaagaaaaatatatacctgcagtatatttttttttttcccaaaatcacCCATTCCTGATACGGAAATTAGAGCATTGGAGCTTGAACGGGCAGCACTACCATTACTCCCTAAGAAAAACAAACACAGAAACATCAGAAACCCCACAACAATCTCAACCACATACCCAAAAGcctaaataaaatgaataaagcAATCAACGTTCATAAAAAGCTCCAGACTTTTAACATACCAAAAACGAAAAGACCGGGTGAGAAGGAGGCGCGAACAGTCCTATTTGGAGTCGTCTTCTTCATCTGCTTCTTTGGAGAGAGATGCGAAGCAGTGAAAATGGAGCTCTCTCTCATCTGGACTAGTTTAGAGAGGGTACAAACCGAAAAGAAAACATTATGCCTGAagtgtcatgattactctttgATTTTCTAAGATGGCTGGCCACAGGTCCGGCAAAAAGGAgtaagaggaagaaaatgaggtagagagagaaatgaagaagaaaaagatgcaGAAGAAGGATGGTGGAG encodes:
- the LOC133872346 gene encoding uncharacterized protein LOC133872346, coding for MRESSIFTASHLSPKKQMKKTTPNRTVRASFSPGLFVFGSNGSAARSSSNALISVSGMGDFGKKKNILQLQMRSHIVLNARGLPHHCCHMHKAAHSSLVLLHQCR